One Gadus chalcogrammus isolate NIFS_2021 chromosome 22, NIFS_Gcha_1.0, whole genome shotgun sequence genomic window carries:
- the LOC130375564 gene encoding uncharacterized protein LOC130375564, with product MDISVFGPLKGYVNSAADRWMRSHPGINISIYDVPSIVAEALPKAATVNNITSGFSSPGIWPFNPSAFEEKDFARAYSTDRPPPQASGDEVSASPGATSGMDVPERAAGPDEAAGPDEAAGPDEAVRPEGDALEFSPDIVRPYPKAGPRKITKRRGRKRTTAILTDTPVRAALEAEKQETLKQRRPAKQPPSSRAPKKRLFSPAPEAAPLAVVTPGATSAAPPTITWPADGVSPTLGLVCPVPDAVEFTTIAASTFPNLFRPIQRGRQLPRLLRASMLGKSGSSVFQWSHEACTNGSTHYLCYLCDKEYKYFAYYTVHVSSLVCSGNTVNVGLQHNSLNIID from the exons ATGGACATTAGTGTCTTCGGCCCCCTAAAGGGGTACGTAAACAGTGCGGCGGACAGGTGGATGAGGAGCCACCCAGGGATAAACATCTCAATTTATGATGTGCCCTCCATCGTTGCTGAAGCCTTACCAAAGGCTGCAACAGTGAACAACATCACCTCCGGGTTCTCAAGTCCAGGGATCTGGCCTTTTAACCCCTCTGCGTTTGAAGAAAAGGACTTCGCCAGAGCCTATTCCACAGACCGTCCTCCTCCCCAGGCTTCGGGTGACGAGGTCAGCGCTTCTCCAGGTGCCACTTCAG GCATGGATGTACCTGAACGAGCTGCCGGGCCTGACGAAGCTGCCGGGCCTGACGAAGCTGCCGGGCCTGACGAAGCTGTCCGGCCTGAGGGAGACGCCCTTGAATTCAGCCCGGACATCGTCCGGCCATACCCTAAGGCCGGGCCTAGAAAGATAacaaagagaagagggagaaagag GACAACTGCTATACTTACGGACACCCCGGTGAGGGCTGCTTTAGAGGCGGAAAAGCAGGAGACTCTGAAGCAGCGTCGTCCCGCCAAGCAGCCTCCCTCCTCTCGGGCTCCCAAGAAGAGGCTCTTCTCGCCCGCTCCTGAAGCCGCCCCCCTTGCTGTAGTCACCCCTGGTGCCACCTCAGCTGCTCCTCCCACCATCACCTGGCCCGCTGATGGAGTCAGCCCCACCTTAGGCCTAGTTTGTCCTGTTCCGGATGCAGTAGAGTTCACCACTATTGCCGCCTCTACTTTTCCCAACTTATTTAGGCCTATCCAGCGAGGACGTCAGCTGCCTCGTTTGCTGCGAGCCTCGATGCTGGGGAAGAGTGGGTCCAGTGTGTTTCAGTGGTCGCATGAGGCTTGCACCAACGGGAGTACACACtacctgtgttacctgtgtgacaaagaatacaaatattttGCCTACTATACTGTCCATGTGTCTTCACTAGTTTGCAGTGGAAATActgtaaatgtaggcctacagcacaATTCACTTAACATTATAGACtga